Proteins encoded by one window of Salicibibacter halophilus:
- a CDS encoding glycosyltransferase family 4 protein, producing MGKHLLVYDLDWWVLGEKAKVIQANHPQLNISSINEVKALANKRGANYINASYRVIATLGLGIAQVLIRRNIRVDTSQIGSYNYFLNNHRVYQEWKDSIKINHRFIKEVMAKPRQFGAINPKLAHEVKHLLPGKRVNYIRPFVDSGLFRPRRPYKNKDTFVVGWVGNENRKVKNYHTLHRKIVKTFRADPAIKFVEATRSSPMTIDKMPAFYQQLDLLLITSSNEGGPAPALEAYASGVPVLSTNVGYVKEVAGPQCRSLILNSRQPVRFAQKIKEIRNDPSFHAALRKEARKRIVNHFTVEKTMDDWLKTLFFLNEDH from the coding sequence ATGGGCAAGCACTTGCTCGTGTACGATTTGGATTGGTGGGTGTTGGGGGAAAAAGCAAAGGTGATTCAAGCCAATCATCCGCAGCTCAACATTTCCTCCATAAATGAGGTGAAAGCTTTAGCAAATAAACGAGGGGCCAATTATATAAACGCGTCTTACAGGGTTATTGCAACATTGGGACTCGGCATTGCCCAGGTACTTATCCGACGAAACATTCGCGTTGATACGTCCCAAATTGGATCATACAATTATTTTTTGAACAATCATCGCGTCTATCAGGAATGGAAAGATTCGATTAAAATCAATCACCGTTTCATCAAAGAAGTTATGGCCAAACCGCGGCAGTTTGGAGCCATAAACCCTAAATTAGCCCATGAAGTAAAGCACCTGCTTCCGGGTAAGCGGGTGAACTATATCCGTCCGTTCGTAGATAGCGGGCTTTTTCGGCCGAGACGCCCATATAAGAACAAAGATACATTCGTCGTCGGTTGGGTTGGAAATGAAAATAGAAAGGTTAAAAATTATCATACCTTGCACCGAAAAATTGTAAAAACCTTTCGTGCAGATCCGGCGATTAAGTTCGTCGAAGCAACGCGGTCATCACCGATGACGATCGATAAGATGCCTGCCTTTTATCAGCAATTGGATCTGCTGTTGATTACTTCTTCCAATGAGGGTGGACCCGCGCCTGCATTGGAAGCATATGCTTCAGGTGTTCCAGTGTTATCCACGAATGTTGGCTATGTCAAAGAGGTGGCCGGACCTCAGTGCCGATCGCTCATTCTAAACAGCAGGCAGCCTGTCCGCTTCGCTCAAAAAATCAAGGAAATCAGAAATGACCCATCTTTTCACGCAGCGTTGAGGAAAGAGGCAAGGAAACGGATCGTGAATCACTTTACGGTGGAGAAAACGATGGACGATTGGCTGAAGACGTTGTTTTTTCTAAACGAAGATCATTAG
- a CDS encoding glycosyltransferase — MINIGMATVPSRFHQLQMIVPSLLKQCDKMFIHVNGASDCPTFLKKEKKIRLTFSNRNKGGQMALRGVPQTSGYYFCVDDDLLYPDDYVDKMITFMKKYDDQVIACVHGSNFNAYAPVRNVFKNKTEVYVSYKGLTVPRRVMIPGVGTACMHTKSFSISPMDFAHKNMRDAVVACKAAKEGISVVAIDRGENWIKKIPVRTEIAKNQAYHGCIDQLIAKHLPYFKQIPKG; from the coding sequence ATGATTAATATCGGCATGGCCACTGTACCTAGCCGTTTCCACCAATTACAGATGATAGTTCCGTCCCTGTTAAAACAGTGTGATAAGATGTTCATCCATGTGAACGGCGCAAGTGATTGCCCAACTTTTTTGAAAAAGGAAAAGAAGATCAGGCTTACGTTTTCCAATCGGAACAAAGGCGGACAAATGGCGCTTCGAGGCGTTCCGCAAACATCGGGTTATTACTTTTGTGTCGACGATGATCTCCTTTATCCTGATGATTACGTGGATAAGATGATTACTTTCATGAAAAAGTACGATGATCAAGTGATCGCTTGTGTCCACGGCTCAAATTTTAATGCCTACGCCCCGGTCCGAAATGTATTCAAAAATAAGACGGAAGTGTATGTGTCGTACAAAGGCCTGACCGTTCCGAGACGCGTCATGATCCCCGGCGTCGGCACCGCCTGTATGCATACGAAGTCTTTCTCCATCAGTCCGATGGATTTCGCCCATAAAAATATGAGGGATGCTGTCGTTGCGTGCAAAGCAGCGAAAGAAGGTATCTCTGTGGTGGCTATCGATAGGGGCGAGAATTGGATTAAAAAAATCCCGGTACGAACAGAAATTGCAAAAAACCAGGCATACCATGGATGTATTGATCAATTAATTGCCAAGCATTTACCTTATTTTAAACAAATACCGAAAGGCTGA
- a CDS encoding glycosyltransferase family 4 protein, producing the protein MKILLVPGNPGWAFDHRAKDLLSLSYDRIQLEMKYVNRVKGSDRYQYDVIYPMSVNIAKKLHEKTNIPYKQMATGITSLRVLDKYNVDFLQLFRGLNTASNEIVDMLKGHVHTNKTRVGVDPRHFKPAESKKKKRPFVVGWVGRIDQQNYRELKGYDLVISALKDMNVNLQIRTFKDKVPRKEMVAFYQELDCFICSSTSEHIPLPVLEAAACGVPIISTNVGIVPELISDKRNGIIVKRDANAIKNAVQTVKNNPEMKKQLSGNIRATILEGWTLEKCKSDWEDFFSSL; encoded by the coding sequence ATGAAAATTCTTTTGGTGCCGGGAAATCCGGGATGGGCATTCGATCATCGGGCCAAAGATCTTTTGTCGCTTTCCTATGATCGGATTCAATTGGAAATGAAGTATGTCAATCGGGTAAAAGGGAGCGACCGCTACCAGTATGACGTTATTTATCCGATGTCGGTGAACATCGCGAAAAAATTACATGAGAAAACAAACATCCCATATAAGCAGATGGCCACCGGTATTACGTCTTTACGGGTTCTTGATAAATACAACGTAGACTTCCTTCAGTTGTTTCGCGGGCTAAATACGGCATCCAATGAAATCGTGGATATGTTAAAGGGGCATGTTCACACGAATAAAACGAGGGTAGGGGTCGACCCACGGCACTTCAAACCTGCAGAAAGCAAGAAAAAGAAACGCCCTTTCGTGGTCGGGTGGGTCGGGAGAATCGATCAACAGAATTACCGGGAATTGAAAGGGTATGACCTCGTTATTTCCGCGCTCAAAGATATGAACGTGAACCTGCAGATCCGTACGTTCAAAGATAAAGTTCCGCGAAAGGAAATGGTGGCGTTTTATCAGGAATTGGATTGTTTTATTTGCTCCAGCACTTCGGAGCACATTCCTTTGCCCGTGCTTGAAGCCGCCGCTTGCGGTGTACCGATTATTTCCACGAACGTCGGTATTGTGCCGGAGTTAATTAGTGACAAACGAAATGGAATCATCGTAAAAAGAGATGCAAACGCGATTAAAAACGCGGTGCAAACGGTGAAGAACAATCCGGAAATGAAGAAGCAACTTTCAGGCAATATACGCGCAACTATTTTAGAAGGCTGGACGTTGGAGAAATGTAAATCGGATTGGGAAGATTTTTTCTCATCATTATAA
- a CDS encoding glycosyltransferase family A protein — protein MISVITCTNRPHMMKQIFKNYSSQKLKNKELILILNNDTMDIKKWQKAAKKHPNVSVYQLPERLSVSECKNFAVKQSNYRYIAKFDDDDYYAPPYLTAVWKAFRSQKKADIVGKGSIYVYFEKENCLGLLGSKAENGFTPRVADSTLAFKKDIFPYVRFTNMKVGSDKRFQMDARAKGFAIYSTNRYNHAAIRGANAHTWHIKDDQLMGICTETIYTKDYKAIVTKFNR, from the coding sequence ATGATCTCCGTCATCACATGTACGAACCGTCCCCACATGATGAAACAAATCTTTAAAAACTATTCAAGTCAAAAGTTGAAAAACAAAGAGCTCATCCTCATTTTGAACAACGATACGATGGATATAAAAAAGTGGCAAAAAGCAGCCAAAAAGCACCCGAATGTGTCCGTTTATCAGCTGCCGGAGCGCTTATCCGTAAGCGAATGCAAAAACTTCGCGGTTAAACAATCCAATTATCGCTATATCGCCAAGTTTGATGACGATGATTATTACGCCCCGCCTTACTTAACCGCTGTATGGAAAGCTTTCCGCAGTCAAAAAAAAGCCGATATTGTAGGGAAAGGCAGCATCTATGTTTATTTTGAAAAAGAAAATTGCCTGGGCCTGCTGGGCTCCAAAGCCGAAAATGGGTTTACACCTCGTGTTGCCGATTCAACATTGGCGTTTAAAAAGGATATTTTTCCATACGTCCGTTTCACGAACATGAAAGTCGGGTCAGATAAACGATTTCAGATGGATGCTCGAGCGAAAGGATTTGCCATCTATTCGACCAATCGATATAACCATGCGGCCATTCGCGGGGCTAACGCTCATACGTGGCACATCAAAGACGATCAACTTATGGGTATATGTACGGAGACAATATATACGAAAGATTATAAGGCAATCGTAACGAAATTCAATAGGTGA
- a CDS encoding nucleotide sugar dehydrogenase — protein sequence MQERSFELHHGNKKIGVIGLGYVGLPLALLFTQNNHHVTGIDTDAYKIKQLQKGKSHIPDISDTDITSALTAGTLTVTTDYDVAASLDIIIICVPTPLSNDGKPDLRFIKQVSEALVPRLQKHQLIILESSTYPGTTRDVILPILEKSDLAIGEDVHLGYSPERIDPGNESMEVKDIPKVISGITDDCFRHVSRFYRSIFTQVVPASSVEVAELSKLLENSYRFINISFINEMAMLCDKLDINLWEAIASAGTKPYGFTPFFPGPGIGGHCIPVDPLYLYWVGQKHGYHHRFLSLAEHTNNQLPTYITRQVQSRLEQKKNIKASNILLCGIAYKKDSNDVRSSPAISIMKNFLQLGANVVYHDPYVPEVTIDQQTCHSVPLTTEQLEDADIVIFLTDHSTFPMQKIMDHATLIYDSRNQTQGLKGNADVIVLGGGKA from the coding sequence ATGCAAGAAAGGAGCTTTGAATTGCACCATGGGAACAAAAAAATCGGTGTTATCGGTTTAGGTTACGTTGGTTTGCCCCTTGCATTATTATTCACGCAAAACAACCATCACGTAACCGGGATCGATACCGATGCCTACAAAATAAAGCAATTGCAAAAGGGAAAAAGCCATATTCCGGATATATCCGACACTGACATCACTTCCGCTTTAACTGCTGGAACGCTGACGGTAACGACGGATTATGATGTTGCAGCTTCTTTGGATATCATCATTATTTGTGTGCCCACGCCGTTATCAAACGACGGGAAGCCTGATTTGCGTTTCATAAAACAGGTAAGTGAAGCGCTCGTGCCGAGGTTGCAAAAACATCAACTTATTATTTTGGAAAGCTCGACCTACCCGGGAACCACTCGGGACGTCATCTTGCCAATCCTTGAAAAGAGCGACTTAGCGATCGGAGAAGATGTTCATCTCGGCTACTCTCCGGAGCGTATTGATCCCGGAAACGAATCGATGGAAGTGAAAGATATTCCGAAAGTGATTAGCGGCATCACGGACGATTGTTTTCGTCATGTATCTCGTTTTTACCGGTCCATCTTTACACAAGTGGTCCCCGCTTCATCCGTCGAAGTCGCGGAACTTTCCAAACTCTTGGAGAACAGTTACCGGTTTATTAACATTTCGTTCATCAACGAAATGGCCATGCTGTGCGACAAATTAGACATTAATCTGTGGGAAGCCATCGCTTCGGCCGGCACAAAACCTTACGGGTTTACGCCGTTTTTTCCGGGACCGGGCATTGGCGGTCACTGTATTCCTGTCGATCCTTTATATTTGTATTGGGTCGGCCAAAAGCACGGCTATCACCATCGATTTCTGTCTTTGGCCGAACACACCAACAACCAACTGCCCACTTATATCACCCGGCAAGTGCAGTCCCGCCTCGAACAAAAGAAAAACATCAAAGCCTCCAATATTTTGTTGTGCGGCATTGCTTACAAAAAAGACTCCAATGACGTGCGAAGTTCACCGGCGATTTCGATTATGAAAAACTTTCTCCAACTTGGTGCAAATGTTGTCTATCACGACCCTTATGTGCCCGAAGTGACGATTGACCAACAAACGTGCCATAGTGTCCCGCTAACCACCGAACAGCTGGAAGATGCCGACATTGTTATTTTTTTAACAGACCATTCCACGTTCCCCATGCAAAAAATCATGGACCATGCAACGCTAATCTATGACTCCAGAAATCAAACACAAGGGCTCAAAGGAAATGCTGATGTCATCGTTCTGGGTGGAGGAAAAGCTTAA
- a CDS encoding glycosyltransferase family 2 protein, with translation MRNITVLLLDYPDNQTLQAALHSLKNIRHRVKSVGIVHRPNVNVPPLKGFEKRIWTTVIPGHDSGMALNEVLKEIQSTYVLFLKDREYLAPSLDPSTLFLTHEQSVLTHVQSVRNIQFREPFLVKTETLKKNLFYTSAQLPFKEALLPYWLYAIDEKHVVPNDATFVQTLRTSNSKDQLEKGLFLQKLDNHVPVQQSPSLSVLISCFNMDAYVGKAIASCFFQHTQPDQLLIIDDGSEDQSLAEIEKWRGISRVEIICKKNEGKAKALNDALPHVKTDFVVELDADDWLDPDALSTIKQKLQPLPKNISLLYGNFRKWKQRNRGDILFKSIAKGRPVRTRQQLLAYHFPLGPRIYRTEDLKAAGGFPVVSFAEGRLYEDVSVLLQLIKHKRFFYQDFTVYNMREHEKSITKQHQQKWHTFKEKLKRSL, from the coding sequence TTGAGAAATATAACGGTTTTGCTGCTAGACTATCCGGACAATCAAACGTTGCAGGCAGCTTTGCATTCATTAAAGAACATCAGGCATCGCGTAAAATCAGTGGGCATCGTCCATCGGCCAAATGTTAACGTGCCACCATTAAAAGGATTTGAAAAACGGATTTGGACAACAGTCATTCCAGGACATGATTCGGGGATGGCATTAAACGAAGTCCTCAAGGAGATTCAGAGCACCTATGTATTATTTCTGAAAGACCGGGAGTACCTCGCTCCTTCCCTCGACCCGTCCACTTTATTTCTCACCCACGAGCAATCAGTTCTGACCCATGTGCAAAGCGTACGTAATATCCAATTTCGTGAACCGTTTCTTGTTAAAACCGAAACATTGAAAAAAAACTTGTTTTACACCTCGGCACAACTGCCATTTAAAGAAGCTTTATTGCCTTATTGGCTGTATGCCATCGACGAAAAACATGTGGTACCTAACGATGCTACATTTGTCCAAACGTTGAGAACGAGCAATTCCAAAGACCAGTTGGAAAAAGGGCTTTTTTTGCAAAAATTAGATAACCACGTTCCGGTTCAACAATCTCCTTCCCTTTCCGTTCTTATCTCCTGCTTTAACATGGACGCTTATGTGGGGAAGGCAATAGCTTCTTGCTTTTTTCAGCATACACAGCCGGATCAACTGTTGATCATCGATGATGGTTCCGAAGATCAATCTCTGGCTGAAATCGAAAAATGGCGGGGAATAAGTCGCGTGGAAATCATATGCAAAAAAAACGAAGGAAAAGCCAAGGCCCTTAATGATGCCTTGCCACATGTAAAAACGGATTTCGTTGTAGAACTAGATGCCGATGATTGGCTGGATCCGGATGCTTTATCTACGATAAAACAGAAGCTGCAACCACTTCCGAAAAATATCTCCTTGTTATATGGGAATTTTCGCAAGTGGAAACAACGGAACCGCGGCGATATTTTATTTAAATCAATAGCAAAAGGGAGACCCGTGCGAACGAGGCAGCAATTGCTCGCCTATCATTTCCCGCTTGGACCTAGAATTTATCGGACCGAAGATTTAAAGGCAGCAGGAGGATTTCCCGTCGTTTCTTTTGCCGAAGGTCGCTTATACGAAGACGTCAGTGTTTTATTGCAATTAATTAAGCATAAACGCTTCTTTTATCAAGATTTCACGGTTTATAACATGCGTGAACACGAGAAGAGCATAACGAAACAACATCAGCAAAAATGGCACACATTCAAAGAAAAACTGAAACGATCACTATGA
- a CDS encoding DUF2642 domain-containing protein, protein MTGRLTDKFFPPEPETPATLRQLLSTLVGDQIQVTTPFGEVAGTLISVEDDYIVMVDDTGAQVLVRIDAIEFVSEL, encoded by the coding sequence ATGACGGGAAGGCTGACCGATAAATTTTTCCCGCCGGAACCAGAGACCCCGGCTACGCTTCGACAGCTATTGTCGACGTTAGTAGGCGATCAGATCCAGGTCACAACGCCGTTTGGTGAAGTGGCCGGTACTTTGATCTCTGTTGAAGATGACTATATTGTGATGGTGGATGACACTGGTGCTCAAGTACTGGTCCGTATCGATGCCATTGAATTCGTAAGCGAGCTGTAA
- a CDS encoding TAXI family TRAP transporter solute-binding subunit, producing MKKSVPTWMAMSVVLMIMSGCNEEGDTPEVADDDIPGDSETGESNGGDGVSIQLGSGSTGGDYYTLGQEMANVMNEHVDGLEVSSVATEASVENITRVSDQDLELGMSVHIPALEAIEGEGPFQGEVFDDFGFMGYIYPETNQVAVAADLGVDSIADLEGMRINTGLPNSSSQDASETVLEAHGLEEDDYEVYEEGFGDAASFLQDENVDAISGLLGLPTGSIMELSMQRDIDLLSVEPEALEEIEEETMYEHIVIEEEDYDFLDDDVDAIGAYAILIGSTEDIDEELGYEIVKELYENADEITHEQGQHMNLEEITTGSDDLPLHPGAERYFEENDMLD from the coding sequence TTGAAGAAGTCCGTCCCGACATGGATGGCGATGTCCGTTGTTCTAATGATTATGTCCGGATGTAATGAAGAAGGCGACACACCGGAAGTTGCAGATGATGATATCCCCGGAGACAGCGAAACAGGCGAGAGCAATGGCGGGGACGGTGTCTCCATTCAACTTGGTTCAGGATCGACCGGGGGCGATTACTATACGTTGGGCCAAGAAATGGCGAATGTCATGAATGAGCATGTCGATGGCCTTGAAGTAAGCTCGGTAGCGACGGAAGCCTCGGTAGAAAATATCACACGTGTTTCCGATCAGGATTTGGAACTGGGGATGTCGGTGCACATTCCGGCATTGGAAGCGATCGAAGGTGAAGGACCCTTCCAAGGGGAAGTGTTCGATGATTTTGGGTTTATGGGCTACATCTATCCGGAAACCAATCAAGTTGCGGTTGCTGCCGATCTCGGCGTTGATTCCATTGCTGACTTGGAGGGAATGAGGATCAACACCGGTTTGCCGAATTCATCCTCCCAGGACGCATCCGAAACGGTGCTTGAAGCGCATGGATTGGAAGAAGATGATTATGAAGTGTATGAAGAAGGGTTTGGAGATGCAGCCAGCTTTTTGCAGGATGAAAACGTGGATGCAATATCCGGTTTATTGGGATTGCCGACGGGAAGCATTATGGAACTGTCCATGCAGCGAGACATTGATTTGTTATCGGTAGAACCTGAGGCACTGGAGGAAATCGAAGAAGAGACGATGTACGAGCATATTGTCATCGAAGAAGAAGACTACGACTTTTTGGATGATGATGTTGATGCGATTGGGGCGTACGCGATTTTGATCGGATCAACCGAAGACATAGATGAAGAATTAGGCTACGAAATAGTAAAAGAACTATATGAAAATGCGGACGAAATCACGCACGAACAGGGACAGCATATGAACTTGGAAGAGATTACGACCGGCTCGGACGATTTGCCATTGCATCCCGGGGCGGAGCGTTATTTCGAAGAAAATGATATGTTGGATTAA
- a CDS encoding CBS domain-containing protein: protein MAQNQNLGSMMARNVVSIDPTQTIQEAAALMEQHNVGSLPVVQNGQLMGMITDRDITLRSTAHGKDGHTHCQDCMSREPVSGGTEMDVHDAATLMGENQIRRLPVVDNGELVGVVALGDFALNEIYANEAEQALARISIKSL from the coding sequence ATGGCACAAAATCAAAATTTAGGCAGTATGATGGCGAGAAACGTGGTTTCTATTGATCCAACTCAAACCATACAAGAAGCAGCTGCTTTGATGGAGCAACATAATGTTGGCTCATTGCCGGTCGTTCAAAACGGACAATTGATGGGGATGATTACCGACCGGGATATCACCTTGCGATCAACCGCTCACGGAAAAGATGGCCATACCCATTGTCAAGACTGCATGTCGCGAGAACCCGTTTCAGGCGGGACGGAGATGGATGTGCATGATGCCGCAACCCTTATGGGCGAAAATCAAATCAGACGATTGCCAGTTGTGGATAATGGCGAATTGGTTGGTGTAGTGGCACTCGGTGACTTTGCATTGAACGAGATCTATGCGAATGAAGCGGAGCAGGCGTTGGCTAGGATTTCCATTAAGTCCCTCTAA
- a CDS encoding ROK family protein: MVTGDGTYIKRINRSLILQKIIEYGMISRADLSKITGLNKATISVQVADLLDEELIYETTQEHHSIGRKPIMLSLNQRVGYVLGIDLDYKTITYTLSDLLGNPVLSDTLELTTPDYEVILEFLKAHIKKYQADCTDSRYGLVGVVIGIHGTVSNDETINFVPQHQWHNKTLKTDLEKGVDVNIHIENNANLCAFAERVFNHHDSDHLLCVTMYSGIGLGIIMDGDLIKGVNGYAGEMGHMIIFPDGNPCKCGNKGCWELYASETSLFTSLNKKGHPGITYDQLERFIYEHDSVVCEEMDHFINHLSVGLNNIINLYNPETIVLNSDVLQIYPEAVEAIENNLHSNVSQYHRLEISTFGKKATVMGACALAAKRFLGVPEITLELASERDILNTQ; the protein is encoded by the coding sequence ATGGTCACCGGTGACGGCACATATATTAAGAGAATCAATCGGAGTCTTATATTGCAAAAGATTATTGAATATGGAATGATTTCGCGCGCGGACCTTTCTAAAATCACGGGTCTGAACAAAGCAACGATATCTGTTCAAGTTGCGGATTTATTGGATGAGGAGCTCATTTACGAAACGACTCAGGAACATCATTCGATCGGAAGAAAACCGATTATGCTCTCTTTGAATCAACGTGTAGGTTATGTGTTGGGGATCGATCTCGATTATAAAACAATCACCTACACTTTATCTGATTTGCTCGGTAACCCTGTTCTTTCCGATACACTGGAGCTAACCACTCCTGATTACGAAGTAATCTTAGAATTTTTAAAAGCGCATATAAAAAAATATCAAGCGGATTGCACTGATTCGCGTTATGGCTTAGTCGGTGTGGTAATCGGCATACATGGAACCGTCAGCAATGACGAGACCATTAATTTTGTGCCCCAACATCAATGGCACAACAAAACGTTAAAAACCGATTTGGAAAAAGGTGTAGACGTCAATATTCACATTGAAAATAACGCCAACCTTTGTGCATTTGCCGAGCGAGTCTTTAATCACCATGACAGCGATCATTTGCTTTGTGTCACTATGTATTCAGGAATAGGATTAGGCATCATCATGGACGGCGATTTAATAAAAGGGGTTAATGGTTACGCGGGAGAAATGGGGCACATGATCATTTTTCCGGACGGGAACCCATGTAAATGCGGAAATAAAGGCTGCTGGGAACTATACGCCTCGGAAACGAGCCTGTTCACTTCCTTGAATAAAAAGGGGCATCCGGGCATTACTTATGATCAGTTGGAGCGCTTCATTTATGAACATGATTCGGTCGTATGCGAGGAAATGGACCACTTCATCAATCATCTATCGGTCGGTTTAAATAATATTATTAACTTATACAATCCCGAAACGATTGTGTTAAATAGTGATGTCTTGCAAATCTACCCCGAGGCAGTCGAGGCAATTGAAAATAATCTCCACTCTAATGTGAGTCAATATCACAGATTAGAAATATCGACGTTCGGGAAGAAAGCCACTGTAATGGGAGCTTGCGCCCTGGCTGCCAAACGATTTTTGGGGGTTCCGGAAATCACACTGGAATTAGCAAGTGAAAGAGATATTCTGAATACACAATAG